In Peromyscus leucopus breed LL Stock chromosome 16_21, UCI_PerLeu_2.1, whole genome shotgun sequence, a single genomic region encodes these proteins:
- the Amer3 gene encoding LOW QUALITY PROTEIN: APC membrane recruitment protein 3 (The sequence of the model RefSeq protein was modified relative to this genomic sequence to represent the inferred CDS: inserted 2 bases in 1 codon): MELRRGKTFIKSSVQISHEKLIDPPAPAPAKEDSGPWSLSLGEQPRPYGEKSSQTSPRVQGCGQCPNKEIQSDPEGGPGPLCGTTFKLVRKSKTHESVPGAAKAAAATGQMVGSVSFPETPGGQRMIDYRHFVPQMPFVPAVAKSIPRKRISLKRSKKCFRNLFHIRRSKTENLASLSAKGKSLSSPGAPLGAAAQQGKPFLSMGEGLGLDSLCQDLSDSEFLPDSPFDLCSALCEDVASLKSFDSLTGCGEIFADGSSVPSVEMKEGPGSPAHSPQALDGKTPCGPSQGSMEQLASPAQNEASDFTKFWDNVNRSVKQQQRALLGPRLRSPQGTDTDPLRLDASGLAELPLLPCRGPPSGSKASSIDTGTPKSEQPESVSTSDEGYYDSFSPGLEEEKKEAVSPGTSAATFPRDSYSGDALYELFYDPSEAPVGPILDDDLCVSESLSGPALGTPLSMCSFHVGAEENLAPAPGPDLLSQGFLQSTWKGKECLLKLCDTELAITMGIVNWLRRMPPAPAPAPASAPAPTPALVLREPVAPPDPHRALRGPTDSLEGREDQALDVGKATTCLPPSREEPWAHLGTKDLLIREREVQGEPARGVSVPSKNGSLEEGTQDLLEGRSSSAATMTTGISRKSKALNPATCASSRKELGTPASQRHAQDPLRPGHGGSTLDPGSMLVGCVAHVAALQIYPDSRSPRQDRGNGLFWKPQAWGPNTVQKKATSSNAPDGAAVCGLSSPANPQDQRCHDLFLDLSQLKLEPSRLGTQVCASVDNQPQQLSPRAPDRGSVGSXEPLWAPAAQYSFCGYCPEILGLSLDSTQWQVAPSRSCHGLLARHRLLCG, from the exons ATGGAGCTGAGGAGAGGCAAGACCTTCATCAAATCTAGCGTGCAGATTTCCCACGAGAAACTCATAGACCCACCAGCCCCCGCACCAGCCAAGGAGGACTCAGGTCCTTGGTCGCTCTCACTAGGAGAGCAGCCGAGACCCTATGGAGAGAAGAGTTCCCAGACTAGTCCCCGTGTTCAAGGGTGTGGCCAGTGCCCCAACAAAGAGATCCAGTCTGATCCTGAAGGGGGTCCCGGGCCCCTCTGCGGAACCACCTTCAAGTTGGTGCGGAAGAGCAAGACTCACGAGAGCGTGCCGGGGGCGGCGAAGGCAGCCGCCGCCACGGGGCAGATGGTGGGCAGCGTGAGCTTCCCAGAGACCCCTGGGGGTCAGCGGATGATTGACTATCGCCACTTTGTGCCCCAGATGCCCTTCGTGCCAGCGGTGGCTAAGAGCATCCCAAGAAAAAGGATTTCCCTGAAGAGGTCCAAGAAGTGCTTTCGGAACCTGTTTCACATCCGCAGGAGCAAAACTGAGAACTTGGCCTCACTATCAGCCAAGGGGAAGAGCCTGTCGTCCCCTGGGGCCCCTTTGGGTGCTGCAGCGCAGCAAGGCAAACCCTTCCTctccatgggggaggggctggggctggacagCCTATGCCAGGACCTGTCTGACAGTGAGTTTCTGCCTGACTCGCCCTTTGACCTCTGCAGCGCCCTGTGTGAGGACGTGGCCTCCCTCAAAAGCTTCGATTCGCTTACCGGTTGTGGGGAGATCTTTGCAGACGGGAGCTCGGTGCCATCCGTGGAGATGAAAGAAGGTCCGGGGAGCCCAGCCCATTCGCCCCAAGCTCTGGACGGCAAAACTCCCTGTGGTCCCTCCCAGGGGAGTATGGAACAACTGGCATCTCCTGCCCAGAACGAAGCGTCAGACTTCACCAAGTTCTGGGACAATGTGAATCGCTCCGTGAAGCAGCAACAGCGCGCCCTGCTGGGCCCAAGGCTGAGGAGTCCCCAGGGGACAGACACAGACCCGCTCAGGTTAGATGCATCTGGGCTAGCTGAACTGCCCCTATTGCCTTGCAGGGGTCCCCCCAGTGGCTCCAAAGCCAGCTCCATAGACACAGGTACCCCCAAAAGTGAACAGCCAGAATCTGTGTCCACCAGTGACGAAGGCTACTATGACTCCTTCTCGCCGGGCcttgaggaggagaaaaaggaagctgTGAGCCCTGGGACATCTGCAGCCACTTTCCCCAGGGACAGCTACAGTGGGGATGCCCTCTACGAACTCTTCTATGACCCCAGCGAGGCCCCTGTTGGCCCAATCCTGGATGATgacctgtgtgtgtctgagagtcTTTCAGGGCCTGCCCTGGGGACCCCGCTGTCTATGTGCAGCTTCCATGTGGGAGCTGAGGAGAACCTGGCCCCAGCGCCCGGCCCTGACTTACTCAGCCAGGGCTTCCTGCAGAGCACCTGGAAGGGCAAGGAATGCCTGCTGAAGCTCTGTGACACAGAACTTGCCATCACCATGGGCATTGTCAACTGGTTGCGCAGGATGCCACCCGCCCCTGCCCCTGCGCCTGCTTCTGCCCCTGCCCCTACCCCTGCCCTGGTCCTTAGGGAGCCTGTTGCCCCACCTGACCCCCATAGAGCCCTCAGGGGACCAACAGACAGCCTAGAGGGCAGGGAAGACCAGGCCTTAGATGTGGGCAAGGCCACGACATGCTTGCCACCCAGCAGAGAGGAGCCCTGGGCACACCTAGGAACCAAAGACTTGCTTATAAGAGAGCGTGAGGTCCAAGGGGAACCTGCAAGGGGTGTTAGTGTCCCATCTAAGAATGGCTCTCTAGAGGAAGGAACACAAGACCTCTTGGAAGGCCGGTCCTCCTCTGCAGCTACCATGACAACAGGCATTTCCAGGAAAAGCAAAGCTCTAAACCCCGCCACCTGTGCTAGCTCTCGGAAGGAACTGGGGACTCCTGCGAGCCAGAGGCACGCTCAAGACCCCTTAAGACCAGGGCATGGGGGAAGTACTCTTGATCCAGGGTCCATGCTTGTAGGCTGCGTGGCCCACGTGGCAGCCCTGCAAATCTATCCAGACAGCCGTTCTCCCAGACAGGATAGGGGCAATGGGCTCTTCTGGAAGCCTCAGGCTTGGGGTCCCAACACTGTGCAAAAGAAAGCGACAAGCAGCAATGCTCCTGATGGAGCAGCTGTCTGTGGCCTCTCCTCCCCGGCCAACCCACAGGACCAGAGATGTCATGACCTTTTCCTAGACCTGAGCCAGCTCAAGTTGGAACCTTCCAGGCTAGGTACCCAGGTCTGTGCCTCGGTGGACAATCAGCCCCAGCAGCTCAGCCCCAGGGCTCCAGATAGAGGCTCAGTGGGGTC TGAGCCCCTCTGGGCCCCTGCTGCCCAGTACAGCTTCTGTGGCTATTGCCCAGAAATCCTGGGGCTTTCTTTGGACAGCACACAGTGGCAAGTCGCTCCTTCACGTAGTTGCCATGGCCTTCTGGCTCGACACAGACTTCTTTGTGGATAA